Proteins from one Malaya genurostris strain Urasoe2022 chromosome 2, Malgen_1.1, whole genome shotgun sequence genomic window:
- the LOC131430465 gene encoding serine/threonine-protein kinase pelle-like, with translation MAEPVRATGSSNNPAAPRSTSEFISNFVYIYDIPWMERKKLSSLLDQESKWVGLALRQMKYEVEDVEAIRRCCTHSGSSPSEQLLKKWGNFNHTLTELFVAFAREHLFNAMEVIKRFIDPKYHILIKKESDVSTHKPMNGPANESSPVENHTTDRNAESAQQKEEFAQQQLAAPIAPVPGAAVEAALQAMDVRLHPDNIAAITGGLPQFSYEDLRQATNNWSQANEIGKGGFGIVYKGYFKHTFVAIKKIKGINTESARTELRQSFNELKYLNSCRHENVVPLFGCSFEYGEPCLVYQFMPGGSLDNHLFPKSSNVKALTMLDRVKIAKGTARGLQYLHTFGQKPIIHGDIKPGNILLDNANEPKIGDFGLTRELAVSDSSMKVSRVYGTRPYIPREFITHRQLSTKVDSFSYGLVLYEIITGLRVYDEKRKTAKHLKDIVLHAAQSGEDIRKLMDQSLSPYDAGTVNICKVLLKAGFSCTADDPEKRPEMVDVYKYLMEHLSE, from the exons ATGGCCGAACCAGTTCGAGCAACAGGTAGTTCAAACAATCCGGCCGCTCCCCGTAGCACGTCGGAATTTATCAGTAATTTTGTGTATATTTACGACATTCCATGGATGGAACGGAAAAAGCTTTCGAGTTTGTTGGACCAGGAATCAAAATGGGTCGGGTTAGCACTACGGCAAATGAAGTATGAGGTTGAAGATGTCGAG GCAATCAGACGTTGCTGCACTCATTCAGGAAGTTCACCATCGGAACAACTTCTCAAGAAATGGGGCAATTTCAATCATACTCTTACTGAGCTTTTCGTTGCGTTTGCCAG GGAGCATTTATTCAACGCCATGGAAGTGATAAAACGTTTCATTGATCCTAAATATCACATCCTCATAAAAAAGGAGTCAGATGTGAgtacacataaaccaatgaatgGTCCAGCAAATGAATCAAGTCCGGTGGAAAATCACACAACCGATAGAAATGCTGAAAGTGCTCAGCAGAAAGAAGAATTTGCTCAACAGCAACTAGCAGCTCCGATCGCTCCTGTACCGGGAGCAGCCGTTGAGGCAGCACTTCAGGCTATGGATGTACGTTTGCATCCGGACAACATTGCCGCCATAACGGGCGGCTTGCCACAGTTTAGCTACGAGGATCTGCGTCAAGCCACCAACAACTGGAGTCAAGCAAATGAAATAGGAAAAGGCGGATTTGGCATTGTGTATAAGGGATATTTCAAGCATACTTTCGTAGCGATCAAAAAGATTAAAGGTATCAACACGGAATCGGCCCGGACCGAATTACGACAAAGTTTTAACGAGTTGAAATATTTGAACTCGTGCCGGCATGAAAATGTCGTGCCTCTGTTTGGGTGCAGTTTTGAGT atggcGAGCCATGCCTAGTATACCAATTCATGCCGGGAGGATCTTTGGACAATCACTTGTTCCCGAAAAGTAGCAACGTAAAGGCTTTAACAATGCTGGATCGTGTGAAGATAGCGAAGGGAACCGCCAG GGGACTCCAGTATCTGCACACCTTCGGGCAGAAACCGATCATCCATGGGGACATCAAGCCCGGTAATATTCTGCTGGATAACGCAAACGAACCGAAAATCGGTGATTTTGGACTAACCCGTGAGCTGGCAGTGAGCGACTCTAGCATGAAAGTCTCCCGAGTGTACGGAACTCGACCGTACATCCCGCGAGAATTCATCACTCACAGGCAGCTGAGCACCAAGGTTGACAGTTTCAGCTACGGACTGGTGCTGTATGAAATAATCACCGGGCTGCGGGTGTACGACGAGAAACGGAAAACGGCAAAGCACCTGAAGGATATTGTTCTGCACGCGGCACAGTCCGGCGAAGATATTCGAAAGCTAATGGACCAATCACTGTCGCCGTATGATGCGGGGACGGTTAACATTTGTAAAGTGTTGTTGAAGGCAGGGTTTTCCTGTACGGCGGATGACCCGGAAAAACGACCGGAAATGGTGGATGTGTATAAGTATCTGATGGAACATCTCAGCGAATAG
- the LOC131430466 gene encoding uncharacterized protein LOC131430466, with product MAGSMDELLVELNYDFNYLLHDIRTAMRKLDQSQRRTVEAWLHKLSNTNQSLEEIRLRNDFLFYLSRNCEDGNLLPPFDQKPPAGYALDATHLMPSLGTAMTGETTSKPIYEAQTGSPSGATRRAELFQRSPDGGAFLVSQPVPRCGAFCYLAIVSKQPKS from the exons ATGGCCGGATCAATGGACGAGCTACTGGTAGAATTGAACTATGATTTCAACTATTTACTGCACGACATTCGAACGGCCATGCGCAAGCTAGATCAATCGCAACGTCGTACCGTGGAGGCGTGGCTGCACAAGCTATCCAATACGAACCAGTCGCTGGAGGAAATTCGCCTGAGAAATGATTTTCTTTTCTACTTGTCACGAAACTGCGAGGACGGAAATTTGCTACCGCCGTTCGATCAAAAGCCACCGGCTGGATACGCGTTGGATGCAACGCACTTGATG cctAGCCTGGGAACAGCAATGACAGGAGAAACCACATCAAAACCAATATATGAGGCTCAAACTGGTTCACCGTCCGGGGCAACAAGAAGAGCGGAGCTTTTCCAACGCTCACCCGACGGTGGAGCTTTTCTGGTATCTCAACCAGTGCCCCGATGTGGAGCTTTTTGCTACCTTGCCATAGTTAGCAAACAACCGAAAAGTTAA